One part of the Amphiura filiformis chromosome 5, Afil_fr2py, whole genome shotgun sequence genome encodes these proteins:
- the LOC140152012 gene encoding uncharacterized protein, whose translation MKRELQWWVDNLPTQSRQIVLGNPELTMTTDASNEGWGATLGVERIGGRWDSIEKQHHINILELLAVDLALKSFEDQIQRKHVQLLIDNTTAVAYVNNMGGKHDDLNQLANSMWIWAIERHVWLSASYIPGVDNVQADFASRNFNDRTEWSLNPQIFTELENMTVLRKQSISKQAVNIMLSSWKYGTHKQYSTYYARWYKFCVQREVDHVQPNVSEVLDFLTELYEAGLGYSAINTARCALSQITVYKKGFTTIGAHPWVIRFLKGVYNLRPPMPRYVDTWDVGKLLCTLRKLSPVSTLSLKHLTLTTVTLVAILLAARTQTLVALDLENMTVKTSKYCFTVGKATLKQSRPSYTPPVLELGAYPVDRRLCVYTVLREYIKSTQALRGEQSQLFISYTKPHAKVTAATISRWIKLTMRMAGIDVSIYKSHSVRAASTSKACDQGVPIEEILLYSWLVISGNFCHLLQEESTKGQNLCKEGSCYKVKICSCFIYVQCTCWLSGVTN comes from the exons ATGAAACGGGAGTTACAATGGTGGGTTGATAACCTGCCAACTCAGAGTAGACAGATTGTACTGGGAAATCCAGAGTTGACTATGACAACTGATGCCTCCAATGAAGGCTGGGGGGCAACATTAGGAGTGGAAAGAATAGGTGGAAGATGGGATTCAATAGAGAAGCAACATCATATCAACATTCTAGAACTATTAGCTGTTGATCTTGCACTAAAGTCATTTGAAGATCAAATTCAGAGGAAACATGTACAATTGTTAATTGACAACACCACAGCTGTGGCCTATGTTAATAACATGGGTGGAAAGCATGATGACCTCAACCAGTTGGCCAATTCTATGTGGATCTGGGCCATTGAACGGCACGTTTGGTTGTCAGCGTCATATATACCAGGTGTTGACAATGTGCAAGCAGATTTTGCCAGCAGAAATTTTAATGACAGAACTGAGTGGTCCCTGAATCCCCAGATCTTCACAGAATTGGAGAACAT GACTGTCCTCAGAAAACAGTCAATATCTAAACAGGCTGTCAACATCATGTTGTCATCCTGGAAGTATGGAACACACAAGCAGTACAGTACCTATTATGCAAGGTGGTACAAGTTTTGTGTTCAAAGGGAGGTTGATCATGTTCAACCAAATGTCTCTGAAGTATTAGATTTCCTGACAGAATTATATGAGGCAGGGCTTGGCTATAGTGCTATAAACACAGCACGTTGTGCTCTGTCTCAAATAACTGTGTACAAGAAAGGATTCACAACCATTGGGGCCCATCCATGGGTCATCAgattcctgaaaggtgtgtacaACCTGAGACCACCAATGCCACGTTATGTGGATACTTGGGATGTCGGAAAGTTATTGTGCACACTGCGTAAACTTTCCCCAGTTTCTACGTTGAGTTTGAAGCACTTAACGCTGACAACAGTGACGCTGGTAGCAATTTTACTGGCAGCAAGAACGCAGACATTGGTTGCACTTGATCTCGAGAATATGACTGTGAAAACAAGCAAATATTGTTTCACAGTGGGGAAGGCTACACTAAAACAAAGTAGACCAAGTTACACACCACCTGTTTTGGAACTAGGTGCATATCCTGTGGACAGGAGACTATGTGTCTACACAGTTCTTAGAGAATATATCAAGAGCACACAGGCTTTAAGGGGAGAGCAATCACAACTCTTCATTAGTTACACCAAACCACATGCTAAGGTTACAGCAGCCACAATTAGCAGATGGATCAAACTCACAATGAGAATGGCTGGGATAGATGTTTCCATATACAAGTCCCATAGTGTGAGAGCTGCTTCCACCTCAAAAGCATGTGACCAGGGTGTACCTATTGAAGAGATATTATTGTACAGCTGGCTGGTCATCAGCGGCAACTTTTGCCACCTACTACAAGAAGAAAGTACCAAAGGACAAAACTTATGCAAAGAAGGTTCTTGCTACAAAGTAAAGatatgtagctgctttatttacgtACAGTGTACATGTTGGTTATCTGGAGTCACAAATTAG
- the LOC140152670 gene encoding prolyl endopeptidase-like: protein MSNVTRQIIGIICKAHWNSPKVLASSTSIIQHNACQQLTCKIYYQQKQPHRQICNDVGKYQTNWNGGICIPGLRVSSWMRIKDHTWCSTSCYYHSGRLGDGGAIDVDEPKPPHIQIRKSGRTTCIHGKDIEDEFQWMQEGEYSDKLQDYIEQENRFTRKALSTSSCFQKKLLAEMRHIETRQQPIDPFYLRSSSYEYWREPQNDGSFLYLGRSICGDHKRQVILNTADLLKRHNYPQDSAVTDIKLSRGQQYAACMVEDSASPETYNTHIIRIRDDGYEYTDVILGTVRFEFGSNNTVFYTKPSSTDSLRASQVWKHEIGEQSQDDYLVYNEKDERFFVDLYPTRDGHYMCLTSSTMQTMTEVWLIDTDPSAAETNEVITPRLVWPRQDGLEYYVEHHCGMLYILANSGDGWQVYKVPLNGSPCNPTLEMDGVFSTKFVKVGGFEIVGDSCILSVLSWDEGIKLVLKSLTNPGKTEQEMKLGSQFCTISHIPNTDINNSDEFHFSLSSPIQPPVYFSFQPTASSIAKLPGQEEIGGMEIDCSRIKCLSMDGTHVPITLFHKKELTLDENNPLLVCGYGAYGLDVETGYSPEMIPLLERGWVIAYCHIRGGGELGRRWAQDGRQLNKPHTFEDFESCISHLHEAKYSQPKLTAAYGISAGGLTVAALCNRAPHLIQAAILKMPFVDVLTTMLDPTLPLTVQDYDEYGDPKEDEAMYETIKKYCPYYNIKDQDYPPSVYVTTSMTDKRVPTYGPIKYIAKLRRSMQGSSHSHKNAKPLILLEVGQEGGHFGSLDSDVQFNQTAKEWAFLYQVMGLPQR, encoded by the exons ATGTCAAATGTCACAAGGCAAATAATTGGAATTATATGTAAAGCccattggaatagcccaaaagtATTGGCCTCTTCAACTTCCATCATACAACACAATGCAtgccaacaactcacatgtaagaTATACTATCAGCAAAAGCAACCACACAGACAGATCTGTAATGATGTCGGCAAGTATCAAACAAACTGGAATGGTGGTATATGTATCCCAGGATTGAGAGTGTCTTCTTGGATGAGGATAAAGGACCACACATGGTGTAGTACAAGTTGTTATTATCATAGCGGTAGACTGGGTGATGGTGGTGCTATTGATGTTGATGAACCCAAACCACCGCATATACAAATTAGAAAATCTGGAAGGACTACATGTATTCATGGAAAAGATATTGAAGATGAGTTCCAGTGGATGCAAGAAGGAGAATATTCAGAT AAGTTGCAGGATTATATTGAGCAAGAAAACAG GTTTACAAGGAAAGCACTAAGCACCAGCTCCTGTTTCCAAAAGAAGTTATTAGCAGAAATGAGACATATTGAAACCAGACAACAACCCATTGATCCTTTCTATTTA AGAAGCAGTAGTTATGAATATTGGCGTGAACCACAAAATGATGGATCATTCTTGTACCTCGGAAGATCAATCTGTGGAG ATCACAAAAGACAGGTAATCCTTAACACAGCAGATCTTCTCAAAAGACACAACTACCCTCAAGACTCAGCAGTAACAGACATCAAGCTATCTAGGGGTCAACAGTATGCTGCATGTATGGTGGAAGACTCTGCCAGCCCTGAAACTTACAACACACATATCATCAGAATAAGGGATGATGGATATGAGTATACAGATGTAATTCTTGGAACTGTTAGATTTG AATTTGGAAGTAACAACACAGTATTTTATACCAAACCAAGTTCAACCGATTCTTTGAGAGCCAGTCAAGTATGGAAACATGAGATTGGAGAGCAGAGTCAGGACGATTATCTTGTATACAATGAAAAAGATGAAAG ATTCTTTGTGGATTTATATCCTACAAGGGATGGTCACTACATGTGCCTCACCAGCAGTACAATGCAAACCATGACAGAGGTGTGGTTGATTGATACTGACCCATCAGCAGCAGAGACTAATGAGGTCATAACACCCAGGTTGGTGTGGCCAAGGCAAGATGGACTGGAGTACTATGTGGAGCATCACTGTGGAATGCTGTATATTTTGGCAAACTCTGGAGATGGATGGCAG GTATACAAAGTCCCACTGAATGGTTCACCCTGTAATCCTACCCTAGAAATGGATGGCGTATTCAGCACAAAATTTGTTAAAGTCGGTGGATTTGAAATAGTTGGCGACTCTTGTATTTTGTCTGTTTTGAGCTGGGATGAAGGAATAAAACTAGTATTGAAGTCACTGACCAATCCAGGAAAGACTGAGCAAGAAATGAAG CTTGGCTCACAATTCTGCACCATCAGCCATATACCCAATACAGACATCAACAACTCGGATGAGTTTCATTTCAGTTTGAGTTCTCCCATCCAGCCTCCAGTATATTTTAGTTTTCAACCAactgcatcatctatagccaagTTACCAGGACAAGAAGAAATTGGTGGTATGGAAATTGATTGCTCAAGGATAAAGTGTCTTTCAATG GATGGAACTCATGTACCAATCACTCTCTTCCACAAGAAAGAATTAACACTAGATGAAAACAACCCACTCTTGGTATGTGGGTATGGGGCTTATGGTCTTGATGTAGAGACAGGTTATTCACCAGAGATGATACCATTGCTTGAGAGAGGATGGGTAATTGCCTACTGTCATATCAG GGGTGGTGGTGAACTTGGAAGAAGATGGGCCCAGGATGGAAGGCAGTTGAATAAACCACATACATTTGAG GATTTTGAATCTTGTATATCACATCTCCATGAGGCAAAGTACTCTCAACCTAAACTAACAGCAGCCTATGGCATCAGTGCTGGAGGGTTAACAGTAGCTGCCCTGTGTAATAGAGCACCACATCTGATTCAAGCAGCTATTTTAAAG ATGCCCTTTGTTGATGTACTGACAACTATGTTAGATCCAACTTTACCTCTCACTGTGCAAGACTATGATGAATATGGTGATCCTAAGGAAGATGAAGCTATGTATGAAACCATCAAGAAATATTGCCCTTACTATAACATCAAAGATCAG GATTATCCCCCATCTGTGTATGTGACAACATCTATGACTGACAAACGTGTTCCAACATATGGTCCCATCAAGTACATAGCTAAGCTAAGAAGATCCATGCAAGGATCATCACACAGCCACAAAAATGCCAAGCCTCTGATTCTGTTGGAGGTTGGTCAAGAGGGTGGccattttggttctttagatTCTGATGTGCAATTTAATCAG ACAGCAAAGGAATGGGCATTTTTATACCAAGTTATGGGTCTGCCACAGAGGTGA